The following coding sequences are from one Bacillus solimangrovi window:
- a CDS encoding phosphatidylglycerophosphatase A family protein, which translates to MNKQVHSYDVEAATRRILIERGVTIEDIADIVMQMQKPYNDNVMIEDCIESVNAVLGKREMQHAILVGVELDKLAEKNMLSEPLQSIVETDEGLFGVDETIGLGAVFGYGSIAVTTYGHLDKQKVGIIKELDTKEGNGVHTFLDDLVASVAANAASRLAHRLRDREEHLAEEEIQKRDQEERIG; encoded by the coding sequence ATGAATAAACAAGTTCACAGTTATGATGTAGAAGCAGCAACGAGAAGAATATTAATTGAACGAGGAGTAACAATAGAAGATATAGCAGATATCGTGATGCAAATGCAAAAGCCATACAATGATAACGTTATGATCGAGGATTGTATTGAAAGTGTGAATGCTGTTCTGGGAAAACGTGAAATGCAGCATGCTATCCTAGTAGGCGTAGAATTGGACAAGCTTGCTGAGAAAAATATGCTTTCTGAACCACTTCAATCCATTGTAGAAACAGATGAAGGACTCTTTGGTGTAGATGAAACGATCGGGCTAGGTGCAGTATTTGGATATGGAAGTATCGCAGTTACAACTTACGGTCATTTAGATAAGCAAAAGGTTGGTATTATTAAGGAGTTAGATACGAAAGAAGGAAATGGTGTTCATACATTTTTAGATGATTTAGTCGCTAGTGTAGCTGCCAATGCAGCTAGTCGTTTAGCACATCGATTGCGTGATCGTGAAGAACACCTTGCAGAAGAGGAGATACAAAAACGAGACCAAGAAGAACGAATCGGTTAA